A window of the Macrobrachium rosenbergii isolate ZJJX-2024 chromosome 13, ASM4041242v1, whole genome shotgun sequence genome harbors these coding sequences:
- the Spx gene encoding splicing factor 3B subunit 4 isoform X2, producing MLSKYIHRNLDPEVDEKLLYDTFSAFGVILQTPKIMRDPDTGNSKGYAFINFASFEASDAAIEAMNGQYLCNRSISISYAFKKDSKGERHGTAAERLLAAQNPLSQADKPHQLFADAPPPPTQSAPPPPAPPPPPTSTGVVTSNAPPGMSVPPPGMLVPPPPPVPPPPGTSASFPPLPNAPPTTSVPPPPGSAPPLPPVPPPPSKPPLPGQPPLPTSGSPAPPVSSAPVTSNAGPMPPYGPYPPRPGMPPPPWQGGPGMPPPPGMPPPRHGPPGMPPPPGMRPPPPGWRPPPPGGPPGRPPFGRPPYPPRGPPGPPPMPGMGPPMRGGPPLPPGPPPSGGPMPPGPPGPPGPPPPRGMRPPPGGPTGGPPGPPGPPGPPPPGMGPPPPPRPPLPPPPPGGEK from the coding sequence attATGCGGGATCCTGATACAGGTAACTCAAAAGGATATGCATTCATAAATTTTGCGTCATTTGAGGCATCAGATGCAGCTATAGAAGCCATGAATGGTCAGTATCTTTGTAACCGAAGTATATCAATTAGTTATGCCTTCAAGAAAGACAGTAAAGGAGAACGACATGGTACAGCGGCTGAACGTCTCTTGGCTGCACAAAATCCATTATCTCAGGCTGATAAGCCACATCAGCTGTTTGCTGatgcacccccacccccaacccagtCAGCTCCACCACCTCCTGCCCCACCTCCCCCACCAACTTCAACTGGGGTGGTTACATCAAATGCACCACCTGGTATGTCAGTACCTCCACCTGGTATGCTTGTACCACCACCGCCACCAGTTCCACCCCCACCAGGTACCTCTGCCTCATTCCCTCCTCTTCCAAATGCTCCACCAACAACATCTGTACCTCCCCCACCAGGTTCTGCTCCTCCTTTACCCCCAGTTCCACCTCCTCCTTCAAAGCCACCTCTTCCAGGACAACCTCCTTTGCCTACATCAGGATCACCAGCCCCTCCGGTTTCATCTGCTCCCGTTACATCTAATGCTGGGCCTATGCCACCTTATGGTCCTTATCCACCTCGTCCTGGTATGCCACCACCACCCTGGCAAGGGGGCCCTGGAATGCCTCCACCACCTGGAATGCCTCCACCACGACATGGCCCACCAGGAATGCCACCTCCACCTGGAATGAGACCTCCACCTCCAGGCTGGAGACCACCCCCACCTGGGGGCCCACCTGGAAGGCCGCCTTTTGGAAGGCCACCATACCCCCCAAGAGGTCCACCAGGACCCCCACCTATGCCAGGAATGGGACCACCTATGCGAGGAGGGCCTCCTTTACCACCAGGTCCTCCCCCATCAGGTGGCCCAATGCCTCCAGGTCCCCCAGGGCCACCAGGTCCACCTCCACCGAGGGGCATGAGACCACCTCCAGGTGGTCCAACTGGGGGTCCCCCAGGGCCACCTGGTCCTCCAGGTCCACCACCACCTGGCATGggacccccaccaccaccacgtCCACCATTGCCACCACCACCTCCAGGAggagaaaagtaa